GCCTGCATATGCCatgttttcttgtagtgatatggAAGGTCAAGCAAAATTGAGACTGAGGGAGTAGATAGAAGGCAAAATAAGGAACTCCCCACAAACGGAAGTAGAAGATCAAAATGAAGAATGTAAAGCAAAGGCAAAAAGAAAGCCTCAAAAATCTAGTGATACCAATCTCTAAATAGTACCATAATACGTACCATCCTTTAAAAGTAGTGCAAAATATCaagaaaaattcaaacaaaaatcacATGGAGTGCCATGCAAAATTTGAAGCCACATTTTTTGTTACTTGTTTGTTATCATCATCAAATAGAATAGCCGGCAAAATGTGGATCGAAAATGCAAGCAAAGGCAAAAAAGAAAGCCTTGAAAATCTACTAATACCAACCTCTAAATAATACCATAACACCAACCTTTAAAAGTAGTGCAAAATATGAAGAAATAATTAAGCAAAAATCACATACATAAGCGGGTGTTGTTGTGTGGACTGCCATGCAAAATTTGAAGCCACATTTTTTTTAATTTATCGTTTGTTATCTGCCATAACACCAACCTTTAAAAGTAGTGCAAAATATCAAGAAAATATTAAGCAAAAATCACATACATAAGCGGGTGTGGTTGTGTGGACTGCCATGCAAAATTTGAAGCCACATTTTTTCTTTAATTTCTCGTTTGTTATCTGCCATAACACCAACCTTTAAAAGTAGTGCAAAATATGAAGAAAAATTCAAGCGAAAATCACATAGGCATTTGTTATCACCGTAAAATAGAATAGCCGGCACCTTTCAGAAAAATAGAATAACCGGCAAAATGAGAATGAAAAAACGACCACGCTGGGACTCGAACCCAGAATCTCCCGCTCCGGAGGCGAGCGCCTTATCCATTAGGCCACGCGGTCATGTTGTGACAGCACCCATCCTTAAACATACAGATCATTTGGTAATCCATGCCTTTTGGGCCTTCCTAACGAAAGCCCAAAGGCCACCATAAGTCTTCTCCGGGGGACATCGCCCGACTCCGCCGCCGGAAACCCCAGCGGCGCCTCCGCCTCCCCTCCCCACTCCTTCCCCGGTCGCCGCCGGCCACCGGTCCTCCCACCAGCACAGTCCCCCTGCCCAATATTCCCCCGTTCATCTACTCTCCCAAATCCCACCTGCTTCCCACCCTCATTCCAGCAGCATGTCGAGAGCTCTAGCGCGCCGCGCGGCTCCCCCATTCCTGCGGCTGCGCTCCACGGTGTTCGACGACGGGCACTGGATGGGCCGCCTGGACCACAAGGACTGGCTCGCCCCGAACGAGGTCCTCAAGATCTTCGCGAGCATCCGGGACGCCGGTCTCATAACCAGCGTCTTCAAGAAAGCGTGCGCCCGGAGGGACTACAAGCCCAGCGAGGCCCTCTACAGCCTGATGATCGACCGGCTCGCCGGCGCCAGGAGGTTCGGCGACGTGGAGGAGCTGCTGGCCAGGGCCAGGGTCGAGAAGTTCAGGTTCTCCGATGAGTTCTTCTACAGGCTCATCAAGATGTACGGCAACGTGGCCAACCATCCCGAGAAAGCCATGGAGACCCTCTACGCGATGCCCGGGTACAACTGCTGGCCTTCGACGAAGACGTTCAACTACGTTCTCCACATGCTCGTGTGCAAGCGGCAGTACGAGGTTGTCCACGAGGTGTACGCTAGCGCGCCGAGGTTGGGCGTGGCGCTGGACACCTGCTGCTTCAACATCCTTGTCAAAGGTTTGTGCCAGTTCGGCAAGTTCAACGAGGCCATCTCGCTGTTGGATGAGATGCCGAAGCAGGAGTGCCTGCCTAATGCGAAGACTTACTCGACGCTGATGCATTTCCTCTGCCAGAAAGGTCGGGTGGACGAGGCATTTGAGCTGTTTGAGAGAATGCGTAAGGAGGAAATTGAGGCAGATACAGTTGTTTACAATATATTGATCTCTGGTCTGTGCAAACAGGGAAGGGTGAACGTTGCGTTTGATCAGTTTAAGTTGATGTCGTCTGAAGGCTGCCATCCTAATTCAGGGACTTACCAGGTTCTTCTTGATGGCCTCGTGGCCTCAAGAATGTTCGTGGAGGCGAAAGGCCTAGTTGGCATGATGAGTGCAGAAGGTCTGAGGCCTAGCTTCTCGTCGTACAAGCTGCTAATTGATGGCCTTTGTACTGTTAACTGCTTAGATGACGCACATCATGTCTTGAAGCAAATGGTGGACCATGGTTTTGTTCCTCGGATGGGTACT
This region of Lolium perenne isolate Kyuss_39 chromosome 2, Kyuss_2.0, whole genome shotgun sequence genomic DNA includes:
- the LOC127336155 gene encoding pentatricopeptide repeat-containing protein At3g14580, mitochondrial, giving the protein MSRALARRAAPPFLRLRSTVFDDGHWMGRLDHKDWLAPNEVLKIFASIRDAGLITSVFKKACARRDYKPSEALYSLMIDRLAGARRFGDVEELLARARVEKFRFSDEFFYRLIKMYGNVANHPEKAMETLYAMPGYNCWPSTKTFNYVLHMLVCKRQYEVVHEVYASAPRLGVALDTCCFNILVKGLCQFGKFNEAISLLDEMPKQECLPNAKTYSTLMHFLCQKGRVDEAFELFERMRKEEIEADTVVYNILISGLCKQGRVNVAFDQFKLMSSEGCHPNSGTYQVLLDGLVASRMFVEAKGLVGMMSAEGLRPSFSSYKLLIDGLCTVNCLDDAHHVLKQMVDHGFVPRMGTWRKLLTSVC